In one window of Leifsonia sp. NPDC080035 DNA:
- the crtI gene encoding phytoene desaturase family protein, which translates to MTGRRRVVVIGGGIAGLATAALLAREGHAVTLLEQRRELGGRAGRWEADGFRFDTGPSWYLMPEVFDHFFRLLGTSTAEQLRLVTLDPGYRVFGEDGDPPLDVRADGAANRALFESVEPGAGAALDRYLASARETYRLAVDRFLYATFASYRPLLSREVLARSGRLLRLLLESLDRRAAATVHDTRLRQILGYPAVFLGTSPKRAPSMYHLMSHLDLDDGVRYPLGGFSALIDAVVDLAEKAGAELVTGARVTGIRTEQAGRRRARVTGVTYEDATGAEHAVDADVVVSAADLHHTETALLPEELRSHPEESWDRRDPGPGAVLVMLGVRGALPQLAHHSLFFTRDWDENFERIFGTDPGIPDPASLYVCRPSATDPGVAPKGCENLFVLVPVPADVSIGVGGRDGDGDRLVERTADAAIAQVSAWAGIPDLADRVILRRTVGPGDFAADVNAWSGGALGPAHTLRQSAFFRPGNVSRRVDGLLYAGCSTIPGIGLPMCLISAELVVKRLRGDVGAGPLAEPLRLVPAGERVP; encoded by the coding sequence ATGACCGGCCGCCGCCGCGTCGTCGTCATCGGCGGCGGGATCGCCGGCCTCGCCACGGCCGCGCTGCTGGCTCGAGAGGGTCACGCCGTCACCCTGCTGGAGCAGCGCAGGGAGCTCGGCGGACGGGCGGGACGCTGGGAGGCGGACGGCTTCCGCTTCGACACCGGGCCCTCCTGGTACCTGATGCCGGAGGTGTTCGACCACTTCTTCCGCCTCCTCGGCACCAGCACCGCCGAGCAGCTGCGCCTCGTCACGCTCGACCCCGGCTACCGCGTGTTCGGGGAGGACGGGGACCCGCCGCTCGACGTCCGCGCGGACGGCGCCGCCAACCGCGCCCTGTTCGAGAGCGTCGAGCCGGGGGCCGGCGCGGCGCTCGACCGCTACCTGGCGAGCGCGCGAGAGACCTATCGGCTCGCCGTCGACCGATTCCTGTACGCGACGTTCGCCTCCTACCGCCCGCTGCTGTCCAGGGAGGTGCTCGCCCGCAGCGGCAGGCTCCTGCGCCTGCTGCTCGAGTCGCTCGACCGGCGCGCGGCGGCGACGGTGCACGACACCCGGCTCCGCCAGATCCTCGGCTACCCCGCGGTGTTCCTCGGCACCTCGCCGAAGCGCGCGCCGAGCATGTACCACCTGATGAGCCACCTCGACCTCGACGACGGCGTCCGCTATCCGCTCGGCGGCTTCTCCGCCCTCATCGACGCTGTCGTCGATCTCGCGGAGAAAGCGGGTGCGGAGCTCGTCACGGGCGCGCGGGTGACCGGCATCCGGACGGAGCAGGCCGGACGGCGCCGCGCCCGTGTCACCGGCGTGACCTATGAGGATGCGACCGGTGCCGAGCACGCCGTTGACGCCGACGTCGTGGTCTCCGCCGCCGACCTCCACCACACCGAGACGGCCCTGCTGCCGGAGGAGCTGCGAAGCCACCCCGAGGAGAGCTGGGACCGACGCGATCCGGGCCCGGGCGCGGTGCTCGTGATGCTCGGCGTGCGCGGCGCGCTTCCGCAGCTCGCCCACCACAGCCTGTTCTTCACCAGGGACTGGGACGAGAACTTCGAGCGGATCTTCGGCACCGACCCCGGCATCCCTGATCCCGCATCGCTGTACGTCTGCCGCCCGAGTGCGACCGATCCCGGCGTCGCGCCGAAGGGCTGCGAGAACCTGTTCGTGCTCGTGCCCGTTCCTGCCGACGTCTCCATCGGCGTCGGCGGACGCGACGGGGACGGCGACCGTCTCGTGGAGCGCACCGCCGACGCGGCGATCGCACAGGTCTCCGCCTGGGCGGGCATCCCGGACCTCGCCGACCGCGTCATCCTGCGTCGCACGGTCGGCCCCGGCGACTTCGCCGCCGACGTCAACGCCTGGAGCGGGGGAGCACTCGGGCCCGCGCACACCCTCCGCCAGAGCGCGTTCTTCCGCCCGGGCAACGTGTCGCGCCGCGTCGACGGCCTGCTCTACGCTGGCTGCTCGACCATCCCGGGCATCGGGCTGCCGATGTGCCTGATCAGCGCGGAGCTCGTCGTCAAGCGGCTGCGCGGGGACGTCGGGGCGGGTCCGCTCGCCGAGCCGCTGCGTCTCGTGCCGGCCGGAGAGCGGGTGCCGTGA
- a CDS encoding phytoene/squalene synthase family protein, whose amino-acid sequence MTRTAPAAPVQAPPSDLTLYTKAARRSAATIIHEYSTSFSMATRLLGPEVRPCVEDVYSLVRVADEIVDGAAAEAGLGVDDQRELLDALEADTERAMRTGYSANVVVHAFAATARSCGIGVELTRPFFASMRRDLSPVDFSAEELREYVYGSAEVVGLMCLAVFLHDSPVPEATRRRLENGARRLGSAFQKINFLRDLAVDYTELGRSYFPGIDPARLTERQKLALVVDIDCDLGAAADAIPELPDNCRRAILAAHGLFAELSDRIRATPAPDLLEQRVSVPARVKLAVLLRATAGTLR is encoded by the coding sequence ATGACCCGCACCGCCCCCGCCGCACCGGTGCAGGCGCCGCCGAGCGATCTCACCCTCTATACGAAGGCCGCGCGGCGCAGCGCCGCCACGATCATCCACGAGTACTCGACCTCGTTCAGCATGGCGACGCGGCTGCTCGGGCCGGAGGTCCGGCCCTGCGTCGAGGACGTCTACTCGCTGGTCAGGGTCGCCGACGAGATCGTCGACGGCGCGGCGGCGGAGGCCGGACTCGGCGTCGACGACCAGCGCGAGCTGCTTGACGCGCTGGAGGCCGACACCGAGCGCGCGATGCGCACCGGCTACAGCGCGAACGTCGTCGTGCACGCGTTCGCGGCGACGGCGCGCTCCTGCGGCATCGGCGTGGAGCTGACCCGCCCGTTCTTCGCCTCCATGCGCCGCGATCTGAGCCCTGTCGACTTCAGCGCGGAGGAGCTGCGCGAGTACGTCTACGGGTCCGCAGAGGTGGTCGGGCTGATGTGCCTGGCGGTGTTCCTGCACGACTCCCCGGTGCCGGAGGCGACGCGCCGCCGCCTCGAGAACGGCGCCAGACGTCTCGGCTCCGCCTTCCAGAAGATCAACTTCTTGCGCGACCTCGCCGTCGACTACACCGAGCTCGGCCGCAGCTACTTCCCGGGGATCGACCCCGCACGGCTCACCGAGCGGCAGAAGCTCGCGCTCGTGGTCGACATCGACTGCGACCTGGGGGCCGCCGCCGACGCGATCCCGGAGCTGCCGGACAACTGCCGGCGCGCCATCCTCGCCGCCCACGGCCTCTTCGCCGAGCTGAGTGACCGCATCCGCGCCACCCCGGCGCCCGACCTGCTCGAGCAGCGCGTCAGCGTCCCCGCCCGGGTCAAGCTCGCCGTCCTCCTGCGCGCGACCGCGGGAACCCTGCGATGA
- a CDS encoding polyprenyl synthetase family protein, which yields MTQLHPMAPPEAHDSHVVALAASALAEVDERLNAFFAARAPEAAAHGDAYRRLWESAWDATRGGKRLRPRFTLTAFHGLGGAQRASAARESAVRVAVAFELLHTAFLLHDDVIDGDTVRRGRPNVAGEFTADALFRGAGLPRARLWGESAAILAGDLLLHAATAEVARIDAPASVRDRLMDVLERAVSVTAAGELADVGLSTGMSGAGIAEVLAMTERKTAEYSVSGPLVAGVLLAGAADREGDLLDVLAEYGRLVGVAFQLGDDLLGVFGSEAVTGKSVVSDLRQGKQTTLVAFARGTASWPVIADGFGRPDLGRAEAAGIASALEECGARGFVERLLHEHVDAAIHALDSPAVPAALAAELTVVARSCVGRIA from the coding sequence ATGACCCAGCTCCACCCGATGGCGCCGCCGGAGGCGCACGACAGCCACGTGGTCGCGCTGGCCGCGTCGGCGCTCGCCGAGGTCGATGAGCGCCTGAACGCCTTCTTCGCCGCGCGAGCGCCCGAGGCCGCCGCGCACGGCGACGCCTACCGCCGGTTGTGGGAGTCCGCGTGGGATGCGACACGAGGAGGCAAGCGGCTGCGGCCGCGCTTCACCCTCACCGCCTTCCACGGTCTCGGCGGAGCGCAGCGTGCGTCGGCCGCGCGGGAGTCCGCGGTCCGCGTCGCGGTCGCATTCGAGCTCCTGCACACCGCCTTCCTGCTCCATGACGACGTGATCGACGGCGACACCGTGCGCCGCGGCCGCCCGAACGTCGCCGGCGAGTTCACCGCGGACGCGCTCTTCCGCGGAGCCGGGCTTCCCCGGGCCCGGCTCTGGGGGGAGTCCGCCGCGATCCTCGCCGGCGACCTGCTGCTGCACGCCGCGACCGCCGAAGTGGCTCGGATCGACGCGCCCGCCTCGGTCAGGGATCGCCTGATGGACGTGCTGGAACGCGCCGTCTCCGTCACCGCGGCCGGCGAGCTCGCCGATGTCGGCCTCTCCACCGGCATGTCCGGAGCCGGGATCGCCGAGGTGCTGGCCATGACCGAGCGCAAGACCGCCGAGTACTCGGTCTCAGGCCCGCTCGTCGCGGGGGTGCTGCTGGCGGGCGCCGCCGATCGCGAGGGCGACCTGCTGGACGTGCTCGCCGAGTACGGCAGGCTCGTCGGCGTCGCATTCCAGCTCGGCGACGACCTGCTCGGCGTCTTCGGCAGCGAGGCAGTCACCGGCAAGAGCGTGGTGAGCGACCTGCGGCAGGGCAAGCAGACCACGCTCGTCGCCTTCGCGCGCGGCACCGCATCCTGGCCGGTCATCGCGGACGGCTTCGGCCGGCCCGACCTCGGCCGCGCGGAGGCCGCCGGGATCGCGTCCGCGCTGGAGGAGTGCGGAGCCCGCGGCTTCGTCGAGCGCCTTCTCCACGAGCACGTGGATGCGGCGATCCACGCCCTCGACTCGCCCGCGGTGCCCGCCGCCCTCGCCGCCGAGCTCACCGTCGTCGCCCGCTCCTGCGTCGGGAGGATCGCATGA
- a CDS encoding MarR family transcriptional regulator, producing MSSKDDAQRISASLIDPRVIDPRQELVRHDDLDDDELDQIVRLLGAIRGWREAEQRLSFVSRSHMKLNETDMKALRYIIASMNAGVPVTAGALSDHLHVSTASVTKLLDRLEKAGHVVRRPHPTDRRAVTVEITPETHREVRRTMGLQHARRFEVAKALTPAERETVTRFLDDLSATTLITAPLDS from the coding sequence ATGAGTTCCAAGGACGACGCGCAGCGCATCTCGGCGTCCCTCATCGACCCCCGCGTGATCGACCCCCGGCAGGAACTCGTCCGCCACGACGACCTCGACGACGATGAGCTCGACCAGATCGTCCGGCTCCTCGGCGCCATCCGCGGGTGGCGCGAGGCCGAGCAGCGGCTCAGCTTCGTCTCCCGCAGCCACATGAAGCTGAACGAGACGGACATGAAGGCGCTGCGGTACATCATCGCGTCCATGAACGCCGGCGTCCCGGTGACCGCCGGGGCCCTCTCCGACCACCTGCACGTCTCGACCGCGTCGGTGACCAAACTGCTCGACCGGCTGGAGAAGGCCGGGCACGTCGTGCGCAGGCCGCACCCCACCGACCGCCGGGCCGTGACCGTCGAGATCACGCCGGAGACGCACCGGGAGGTGCGCAGGACGATGGGCCTCCAGCATGCCCGGCGCTTCGAGGTGGCCAAAGCGCTGACCCCCGCCGAGCGGGAGACGGTCACCCGCTTCCTCGACGACCTCAGCGCGACCACGCTGATCACCGCTCCTCTCGACTCGTGA
- a CDS encoding SDR family oxidoreductase, with the protein MNAQHILVTGATGYIGGRLVPRLLERGHRVRVLVRSPQKLTDVPWAGAVEVVQGDLGDREAVAAAVDGVDTVYYLVHAMRAKGDFEEEESAAARSVADASRDAGVRRIVYLGALHPDGALSRHLRSRVAVGRILLDSGVPTVVLQAGVVIGSGSASFEMIRHLTEVLPYMPAPRWVRNRIQPIAVRDVLHYLIEAAGLPPEVSRAFDIGGPDILRYGQMMNGYAVEAGLPQRPIASLPVFTPWLASQWVNLVTPIPRGLAVPIIESLQYDCVMREHDIDDVIPAPPGGLTGYRAAVRLALARMRAGSVETSWQDASVAGAASDPLPSDPDWSGHTVYTDVRERDSRAAPEEVWRVIEGIGGERGWYSFPLAWALRGWADKVVGGVGLRRGRRDADRLQTGDALDWWRVEHLERGSRLRLRAEMRVPGRAWLELGVEPRAGGSRYRQRAVFFPRGLSGRLYWFAILPFHGVIFNGMANRIVLEAEGGRQPLATQPLTSREER; encoded by the coding sequence GTGAACGCGCAGCACATCCTGGTCACCGGGGCGACCGGTTACATCGGGGGCCGGCTGGTCCCGCGGCTGCTGGAGCGCGGCCACCGGGTGCGTGTGCTGGTGCGCTCGCCGCAGAAGCTCACCGACGTGCCCTGGGCGGGCGCGGTGGAGGTGGTGCAGGGCGACCTGGGTGACCGGGAGGCGGTGGCAGCGGCGGTGGACGGCGTCGACACCGTGTACTACCTGGTGCACGCGATGCGAGCCAAGGGCGACTTCGAGGAGGAGGAGTCGGCCGCCGCGCGCTCGGTCGCCGATGCCTCGCGCGACGCCGGTGTGCGCAGGATCGTCTACCTCGGCGCCCTGCACCCGGACGGCGCGCTCTCCCGGCACCTGCGCTCGCGGGTGGCGGTCGGCCGCATCCTGCTCGACTCGGGGGTGCCGACCGTCGTGCTCCAGGCCGGCGTCGTGATCGGGTCCGGGTCGGCCTCGTTCGAGATGATCCGGCACCTCACCGAGGTGCTGCCGTACATGCCGGCGCCGCGCTGGGTGCGCAACCGCATCCAGCCGATCGCCGTCCGCGACGTGCTTCACTACCTGATCGAGGCCGCGGGGCTGCCGCCGGAGGTGTCCCGCGCGTTCGACATCGGCGGGCCGGACATCCTGCGCTACGGCCAGATGATGAACGGCTACGCGGTGGAGGCGGGGCTGCCGCAGCGGCCGATCGCGTCCCTGCCGGTCTTCACACCGTGGCTCGCGTCCCAGTGGGTCAACCTGGTCACCCCGATCCCGCGCGGGCTCGCCGTGCCGATCATCGAGTCGCTGCAGTACGACTGCGTGATGCGGGAGCACGACATCGATGACGTGATCCCGGCTCCGCCCGGTGGCCTCACCGGCTACCGCGCAGCGGTCAGGCTCGCGCTCGCCCGGATGCGCGCGGGCAGCGTCGAGACGAGCTGGCAGGACGCGTCGGTCGCGGGAGCGGCGAGCGATCCGCTGCCGAGCGACCCGGACTGGTCCGGCCATACCGTGTACACGGACGTGCGCGAGCGCGACAGCCGGGCGGCTCCCGAGGAGGTCTGGCGGGTCATCGAGGGCATCGGAGGGGAGCGCGGCTGGTACTCCTTCCCGCTGGCCTGGGCGCTGCGCGGCTGGGCGGACAAGGTGGTCGGAGGGGTGGGGCTGCGGCGCGGGCGACGGGACGCGGACCGGCTGCAGACCGGGGACGCGCTGGACTGGTGGCGGGTGGAGCACCTCGAACGCGGCTCCCGGCTGCGGCTGCGCGCCGAGATGCGCGTGCCGGGCCGGGCGTGGCTGGAGCTCGGGGTCGAGCCGCGCGCCGGCGGCTCCCGCTACCGGCAGCGCGCGGTGTTCTTCCCGCGCGGGCTGTCCGGGCGGCTCTACTGGTTCGCGATCCTGCCGTTCCACGGCGTGATCTTCAACGGGATGGCGAACCGCATCGTGCTGGAGGCGGAGGGCGGTCGCCAGCCGCTCGCGACGCAGCCGCTCACGAGTCGAGAGGAGCGGTGA
- a CDS encoding ATP-dependent DNA ligase, which yields MGKLVYGGTTEIGFEDRVLAHLQIVVGLKLRRKEGFFFSWRDEQGVGDGRSAIWIDPAIPLLFRYSGGRMPKINKSWLEQLTLSSNSAQGLQLTEEIGALGADEVDADAPPGR from the coding sequence ATGGGCAAGCTTGTGTACGGCGGGACGACCGAGATCGGATTCGAGGATCGCGTTCTCGCGCACCTGCAGATCGTGGTCGGCTTGAAGCTGCGGCGCAAGGAGGGCTTCTTCTTCTCCTGGCGCGACGAGCAGGGCGTCGGCGACGGCCGCAGCGCGATCTGGATCGATCCCGCGATCCCGCTGCTGTTCCGCTACAGCGGCGGCCGGATGCCGAAGATCAACAAGAGCTGGCTGGAGCAGCTGACGCTCTCCTCGAACAGCGCGCAGGGCCTGCAGCTGACCGAGGAGATCGGCGCGCTCGGCGCCGACGAGGTCGACGCGGACGCCCCTCCCGGGCGCTGA
- a CDS encoding sigma-70 family RNA polymerase sigma factor, protein MTVLEVTNDPVRDYLNSIGRTRLLTADEEVALAKRIEVGVLAGERLATRPGLTPMEKRELRYLEEDGKRAFERFIEANLRLVVSIAKRYAGRGLAVMDLIQEGNLGLVRAVEKFDYRTGNKFSTYATWWIRQSILRGIADTARLIRIPVHTVEKIDKLDRIRRDLGGELGRTPTLEEMAEAANLTPAEVHKLQMSDSETVSLAVPVGENEGAELGDLIEDGDAPGPSESVEVEFRHRDLEERLRELPPRDAKVVRMRFGLDGQKPMTLDEVGEVYGITRERVRQLETRSLKRLRSPELLEYLR, encoded by the coding sequence ATGACAGTGCTCGAAGTGACGAATGATCCGGTGCGCGACTACCTCAATTCGATCGGGCGGACGCGGCTGCTGACCGCCGATGAAGAGGTCGCGCTCGCGAAGCGGATCGAAGTGGGTGTGCTGGCCGGGGAGCGTCTGGCGACGCGTCCGGGGCTGACCCCGATGGAGAAGCGGGAGCTCCGCTACCTGGAGGAGGACGGCAAGCGCGCGTTCGAGCGCTTCATCGAGGCGAACCTGCGCCTCGTCGTCAGCATCGCCAAGCGCTACGCCGGACGCGGACTCGCGGTGATGGACCTGATCCAGGAGGGCAACCTCGGCCTGGTGCGCGCCGTCGAGAAGTTCGACTACCGCACCGGCAACAAGTTCTCCACGTACGCCACCTGGTGGATCCGCCAGTCCATCCTGCGCGGCATCGCGGACACCGCCCGCCTGATCCGCATCCCGGTGCACACCGTGGAGAAGATCGACAAGTTGGACCGCATCCGCCGCGACCTGGGCGGAGAGCTGGGCCGCACGCCCACCCTGGAGGAGATGGCGGAGGCCGCCAACCTCACCCCGGCCGAGGTGCACAAGCTGCAGATGAGCGACTCGGAGACGGTGTCGCTGGCCGTGCCCGTCGGCGAGAACGAGGGCGCCGAGCTCGGCGACCTGATCGAGGACGGCGACGCCCCCGGTCCGTCGGAGTCCGTCGAGGTGGAGTTCCGCCACCGCGACCTGGAGGAGCGCCTGCGCGAGCTGCCGCCCCGCGACGCCAAGGTGGTCAGGATGCGCTTCGGCCTGGACGGTCAGAAGCCGATGACGCTCGACGAGGTCGGCGAGGTCTACGGCATCACGCGCGAGCGCGTCCGCCAGCTGGAGACCCGCAGCCTCAAGCGCCTGCGCTCGCCGGAACTCCTCGAGTACTTGCGCTGA
- a CDS encoding MFS transporter encodes MDRLPWSRFHWLVVIGLGTVWILDGLEVTIVGAIGSRLTEPDSGLGLTTGEVGLAAAIYVAGACTGSLVFGYLTDRFGRKKLFIITLGLYLLATVLTAFSVAPWMFFVFRFFTGAGIGGEYAAINSAIDELIPARRRGVVDLAINGSYWLGTAFGAVLTVFLLNTAIFPADIGWRIAFGLGAVLGLVILLVRKNVPESPRWMFIHGRDEDAEKVVDEIEHGIEEEKGAPLETVGDDRAIEIHQRRTTGFGEIVRVAVTQYPKRFVLGLSLFIGQAFLYNAVFFTYALVLTKLLGVPDDVAPWSLVPIAIGNFLGPLVLGHLFDAIGRRFMITLSYVGSGVLLVGTAILFGSGALDAFWLTACWMVVFFLASAGASSAYLTVSEIFPMETRAMAIAFFYAVGTGLGGIIGPILFGQLIGGGIQAVAIGYYIGAGLMIAAGLVELFLGVDAERKSLEDIAAPLSSSAKG; translated from the coding sequence ATGGACCGACTGCCGTGGTCGCGCTTCCACTGGCTCGTCGTGATCGGGCTCGGCACGGTGTGGATCCTCGACGGGCTCGAGGTGACCATCGTCGGCGCGATCGGCAGCCGGCTGACCGAGCCGGACTCGGGGCTCGGGCTGACCACCGGCGAGGTCGGGCTCGCCGCGGCGATCTACGTCGCCGGAGCGTGCACGGGGTCGCTGGTGTTCGGCTACCTGACCGACCGGTTCGGGCGGAAGAAGCTGTTCATCATCACGCTCGGCCTCTACCTGCTCGCGACGGTGCTCACCGCGTTCTCGGTCGCGCCGTGGATGTTCTTCGTGTTCCGCTTCTTCACCGGCGCCGGGATCGGCGGCGAATACGCCGCGATCAATTCGGCGATCGACGAGCTCATCCCTGCCCGGCGCCGCGGCGTCGTCGACCTCGCGATCAACGGCTCCTACTGGCTGGGCACGGCGTTCGGCGCGGTGCTCACCGTCTTCCTGCTCAACACGGCGATCTTCCCGGCCGACATCGGCTGGCGCATCGCCTTCGGCCTGGGCGCCGTGCTCGGGCTCGTCATCCTGCTGGTGCGCAAGAACGTGCCGGAGTCGCCGCGCTGGATGTTCATCCACGGTCGCGACGAGGATGCCGAGAAGGTGGTCGACGAGATCGAGCACGGCATCGAGGAGGAGAAGGGCGCGCCGCTGGAGACGGTCGGCGACGACCGCGCCATCGAGATCCACCAGCGCCGCACGACCGGCTTCGGCGAGATCGTGCGGGTGGCCGTCACGCAGTATCCGAAGCGGTTCGTGCTCGGCCTGTCGCTGTTCATCGGCCAGGCGTTCCTCTACAACGCTGTGTTCTTCACCTACGCCCTCGTGCTGACGAAGCTGCTCGGCGTGCCTGACGACGTCGCCCCCTGGTCGCTTGTACCCATCGCGATCGGCAACTTCCTCGGGCCGCTCGTGCTCGGTCACCTCTTCGACGCCATCGGTCGCCGGTTCATGATCACGCTGTCCTACGTGGGCTCCGGCGTGCTGCTGGTCGGAACGGCCATCCTGTTCGGTTCGGGAGCGCTCGACGCGTTCTGGCTGACCGCGTGCTGGATGGTCGTGTTCTTCCTCGCGTCGGCCGGCGCGAGCAGCGCGTACCTGACGGTGAGCGAGATCTTCCCGATGGAGACCAGGGCGATGGCGATCGCGTTCTTCTACGCGGTGGGCACCGGCCTCGGTGGCATCATCGGGCCGATCCTGTTCGGCCAGCTGATCGGCGGCGGCATCCAGGCGGTCGCCATCGGCTACTACATCGGGGCGGGGCTGATGATCGCGGCGGGCCTGGTGGAGCTGTTCCTCGGAGTGGACGCCGAACGCAAGTCGCTCGAGGACATCGCCGCCCCGCTCTCCTCGTCCGCCAAGGGCTGA
- a CDS encoding DNA topoisomerase IB: MTRLRRSDPSGPGYARRSTAKGPVYEDEAGNPIVDERELERIRSLVIPPAWQDVWISPDARGHIQAVGTDGAGRRQYLYHESWRIHQDRIKFERASQLAETLPAARRKVTMDLRSEGFGRDRILAAAFRVIDLGSLRIGSEEYLHANGSRGLTTLLCRHAQIDGDAVTLTFPAKSAQKWASTIEDEDLAALLGEIVALRGARSRLFSWKEGTWHSIRPASLNEYIRRQSGGEFTAKDFRTLHGTIVAAKALAELGTADTEAKRKKRVSAAVDEAAQALGNTPAIARNSYIDPRVFDRYRQGEVIDTSGGRAPEPALLELLATS; this comes from the coding sequence GTGACCCGGCTGCGACGAAGCGACCCCTCCGGTCCGGGATACGCGCGCCGGTCGACGGCGAAGGGGCCCGTGTACGAGGACGAGGCCGGTAACCCGATCGTCGACGAGCGCGAGCTGGAGCGCATCCGCTCGCTGGTCATCCCGCCGGCCTGGCAGGACGTGTGGATCTCGCCGGACGCGCGCGGTCACATCCAGGCGGTCGGCACGGACGGCGCGGGAAGGCGGCAGTACCTCTACCACGAGTCCTGGCGCATCCATCAGGACCGCATCAAGTTCGAGCGCGCGTCCCAGCTGGCGGAGACGCTCCCTGCGGCCCGGCGCAAGGTGACGATGGACTTGCGCTCGGAGGGGTTCGGGCGCGACCGCATCCTGGCCGCCGCCTTCCGGGTGATCGACCTGGGATCGCTGCGGATCGGCAGCGAGGAGTACCTGCACGCCAACGGCAGCCGCGGGCTGACCACGCTGCTGTGCCGGCACGCCCAGATCGACGGGGACGCGGTCACGCTCACCTTCCCGGCGAAGTCCGCGCAGAAGTGGGCGAGCACCATCGAGGACGAGGACCTGGCGGCGCTGCTCGGCGAGATCGTCGCGCTGCGCGGCGCGCGGTCGCGGCTGTTCTCCTGGAAGGAGGGCACCTGGCACTCCATCCGGCCCGCGTCGCTCAACGAGTACATCCGCCGGCAGAGCGGCGGCGAGTTCACGGCGAAGGACTTCCGGACGCTGCACGGCACCATCGTGGCCGCGAAGGCGCTGGCCGAGCTCGGCACGGCGGACACCGAGGCCAAGCGCAAGAAGCGGGTGAGCGCCGCAGTCGACGAGGCGGCTCAGGCCCTCGGGAACACGCCGGCGATCGCGCGCAACAGCTACATCGACCCGCGCGTCTTCGACCGCTACCGCCAGGGCGAGGTCATCGACACCAGCGGCGGCCGCGCCCCCGAGCCCGCCCTCCTCGAGCTCCTCGCCACCTCCTGA
- a CDS encoding Ku protein, whose product MRAIWTGAITFGLVNVPVKVYSATEDHDVALHQVHDADGGRIRYKRVCEIDGKTIPYEHIAKAYDDGERTVILTPEDLESLPAERSREIDVVEFVPNDQLDPLMFDRSYYLEPDSKSLKAYALLRKTLEDEDRTAIVNFALRQKTRLGALRVRGNVLVLQTMLWHDEIREADFPSLESSPRITDRELSLSAALMESFAGDFEPEKFSDEYQEELRKLIDAKLEQGESVDTAATFGEEETEKKGGGEVIDLMEALQRSVERSRSGKESGTGGATKASASKTGAAKSTAKKSTARKATAKTTAEKAPAKKAKKPA is encoded by the coding sequence GGACGGGTGCGATCACCTTCGGTCTGGTCAACGTGCCGGTGAAGGTCTACAGCGCCACGGAGGACCACGACGTCGCGCTGCACCAGGTGCACGACGCGGACGGCGGGCGGATCCGCTACAAGCGCGTGTGCGAGATCGACGGCAAGACCATCCCGTACGAGCACATCGCGAAGGCGTACGACGACGGCGAGCGGACGGTCATCCTGACCCCGGAGGATCTGGAGTCGCTGCCGGCCGAGCGCAGCCGGGAGATCGACGTGGTGGAGTTCGTGCCGAACGACCAGCTCGACCCGCTGATGTTCGACCGCAGCTACTACCTGGAGCCGGACTCCAAGTCGCTGAAGGCGTACGCGCTGCTGCGCAAGACGCTGGAGGACGAGGACCGCACCGCCATCGTGAACTTCGCCCTGCGCCAGAAGACACGCCTCGGCGCGCTCCGGGTGCGCGGCAACGTGCTGGTGCTGCAGACGATGCTCTGGCACGACGAGATCCGCGAGGCCGACTTCCCATCGCTCGAGTCCAGCCCGCGCATCACCGACCGCGAATTGTCGCTCTCCGCCGCGCTCATGGAGAGCTTCGCCGGCGACTTCGAGCCGGAGAAGTTCTCCGACGAGTACCAGGAGGAGCTGCGCAAGCTGATCGACGCCAAGCTCGAGCAGGGCGAGAGCGTGGACACGGCGGCGACCTTCGGCGAGGAGGAGACCGAGAAGAAGGGCGGCGGCGAGGTCATCGACCTGATGGAGGCGCTGCAGCGCAGCGTGGAGCGCAGCCGCTCGGGCAAGGAGAGCGGCACGGGCGGCGCCACGAAGGCGAGTGCCTCGAAGACCGGCGCCGCGAAGAGCACTGCGAAGAAGTCCACCGCCAGGAAGGCCACGGCCAAGACGACCGCCGAGAAGGCGCCCGCGAAGAAGGCCAAGAAGCCCGCGTGA